The Pseudomonadota bacterium genomic interval CAGCCGGGGTGACCGATACAAACATCCTCTCGCCGATGGATTCGCGGAAGCTGACCACGCCATCGATTTTCGCAAACAGGGTATGGTCCTTGCCCAGGCCCACGTTCTGGCCGGCATGGAATTTGGTGCCGCGCTGACGCACCAGGATATTGCCCGCCAGGACTTCCTGGCCGCCATAACGTTTTACTCCGAGACGCCGGCCAGCACTGTCGCGCCCGTTGCGCGAACTGCCGCCGGCTTTTTTATGTGCCATGGTTCAGTCCTCCCCATAAAGGCCGGCCGTCAGGCCGCGGCCTTGATTCCCGTAATCCTCAGCACCGTCAGAAGCTGGCGGTGGCCGTTCTTGCGCCGCGAATTCTGGCGGCGACGCTTCTTGAAGACGATGATCTTCGGACCACGATCCTGGGCGACAATCTCGGCCGTCACCTTCGCTCCAGCCAAGAAGGGCGTTCCCACGGAAGCCTTTCCGGCGTCGCTGACCATCAAAACCTCGTCCAGGGTGACGGTGGAGCCGGCTTCGGCTTCCAGCTTCTCAACCCGGATCACGTCGCCGTCGGCGACCTTGTACTGTTTTCCACCCGTGCGTATGACCGCGAACATGTTGTCACCCGGCAAATTCTGAAAAACCCGCGTGCCTGTGCACCCGGGGAAGGCGCACTATAATGGCTGACCTCGCCAAGTCAAGAAGATTGCCTAT includes:
- the rplU gene encoding 50S ribosomal protein L21 — encoded protein: MFAVIRTGGKQYKVADGDVIRVEKLEAEAGSTVTLDEVLMVSDAGKASVGTPFLAGAKVTAEIVAQDRGPKIIVFKKRRRQNSRRKNGHRQLLTVLRITGIKAAA
- the rpmA gene encoding 50S ribosomal protein L27, with the translated sequence MAHKKAGGSSRNGRDSAGRRLGVKRYGGQEVLAGNILVRQRGTKFHAGQNVGLGKDHTLFAKIDGVVSFRESIGERMFVSVTPA